The Pelistega ratti genome window below encodes:
- a CDS encoding formate--tetrahydrofolate ligase: MLSDVQIAQSATIQPIDEIAKKIGISPEQLEHYGKYKAKVNPKEIATLPKKQGKLILVSAINPTPAGEGKTTVTIGLADALNHIGKQTVIALREPSLGPVFGIKGGATGGGYAQVLPMEDINLHFTGDFHAIAAANNLLAAMIDNHIYQGNTLNIDPKRVLWRHVSNMNDRQLRHIISGIGKPTDGVMREDGFDIAVASEVMAIFCLSKDLQDLKNRLSQILVAYTYDNQAVFVKDLQAQGAMATLLKDAIKPNLVQTLEGTPAFVHGGPFANIAHGCNSILATKLAQHLGDYAVTEAGFGADLGAEKFLDIKCRQSGLRPDCAVIVATARALKYNGGVKKEDLTLENVEALKAGLPNLLKHIHNLKNVFGLPVVVAINRFVSDTEAELNAIEDACAAQGVKVSMTEVWGKGGAGGVDLAQKVIDTIENEENKFQFAYEVEASIQDKIMAIASKIYGATHVEFSTEAQAEIANLNRLGLNHLPICMAKTQYSLSDNAKLLGRPEGFTIHIRTITVSAGAGFIVAICGTIMKMPGLPKVPAAVNIDVDENGVISGLF; this comes from the coding sequence ATGCTATCTGATGTGCAAATCGCCCAATCTGCTACCATTCAACCGATTGATGAAATTGCCAAAAAAATTGGTATTTCACCCGAACAACTAGAACATTATGGCAAGTATAAAGCAAAAGTTAACCCCAAAGAGATAGCAACTCTACCTAAAAAACAAGGGAAACTCATTCTCGTCAGTGCTATTAATCCAACACCTGCTGGTGAGGGTAAAACCACCGTTACTATTGGATTGGCAGACGCACTTAATCATATTGGCAAACAGACCGTTATCGCTTTGCGTGAACCCTCACTCGGCCCAGTCTTTGGCATCAAAGGCGGTGCAACAGGCGGTGGTTATGCACAAGTGCTACCAATGGAAGACATTAACCTGCACTTTACAGGAGATTTTCATGCCATTGCCGCAGCAAATAACCTACTCGCTGCCATGATTGACAATCATATTTACCAAGGCAATACATTGAATATTGACCCTAAGCGTGTACTATGGCGTCATGTGAGTAATATGAATGATCGTCAATTGCGTCATATCATTAGCGGTATTGGCAAACCCACAGATGGCGTTATGCGTGAAGATGGTTTTGATATTGCCGTTGCCTCTGAAGTCATGGCAATTTTCTGCTTATCCAAAGATTTGCAAGATTTAAAAAATCGTCTCTCACAAATTCTCGTTGCCTATACCTATGATAACCAAGCCGTTTTTGTTAAAGACTTACAAGCACAAGGAGCAATGGCAACGCTTCTTAAAGATGCCATAAAACCTAACCTTGTCCAAACACTTGAAGGCACACCTGCTTTTGTACACGGCGGACCTTTTGCCAATATCGCCCACGGTTGTAACTCTATCCTTGCAACAAAACTTGCCCAGCACTTGGGTGATTATGCGGTAACAGAAGCAGGATTTGGTGCCGATTTAGGAGCAGAAAAATTTCTTGATATTAAATGTCGTCAATCAGGATTACGCCCCGATTGTGCCGTTATTGTAGCGACGGCTCGTGCATTAAAATATAACGGTGGTGTTAAAAAAGAAGACTTAACTCTCGAAAACGTAGAAGCCCTTAAAGCAGGTTTACCTAATCTTTTAAAACATATCCATAACCTAAAAAATGTCTTTGGTTTACCCGTAGTTGTGGCAATTAACCGCTTTGTCAGCGACACTGAAGCAGAGCTAAATGCTATCGAAGACGCCTGCGCCGCACAAGGTGTAAAAGTATCTATGACTGAAGTATGGGGCAAAGGCGGTGCTGGTGGTGTAGATTTAGCTCAAAAAGTGATTGATACAATCGAAAACGAAGAGAATAAATTCCAATTTGCCTATGAAGTAGAAGCAAGTATTCAAGATAAAATTATGGCAATCGCTAGCAAAATATATGGCGCAACTCATGTAGAATTCAGCACGGAAGCACAAGCTGAAATTGCCAATCTTAATCGTTTAGGCTTAAATCATTTACCAATTTGTATGGCAAAAACACAATATTCTCTTAGTGATAATGCCAAATTACTCGGTCGCCCCGAAGGCTTTACCATTCATATACGCACTATTACCGTCTCAGCAGGCGCAGGCTTTATTGTTGCCATCTGCGGTACTATTATGAAAATGCCTGGTTTACCCAAAGTTCCTGCTGCAGTTAATATTGATGTGGATGAAAATGGTGTTATTAGTGGCTTATTCTAA
- a CDS encoding PIN domain-containing protein: MMELERGIISVERKDTVQGNLLRYWFEIEVKRAFHHKTLKIDEHTAQIYAKLHIPNHTPENDAWIAASAIQHHLILVTRNTKDFVHTGVRLFNPFEK, from the coding sequence ATGATGGAATTAGAACGAGGAATAATCTCTGTCGAACGTAAAGATACTGTTCAAGGTAATCTATTACGATACTGGTTTGAGATAGAAGTAAAACGAGCTTTTCACCACAAAACACTCAAAATTGATGAACATACAGCCCAAATTTATGCAAAATTACATATCCCTAACCACACACCTGAAAATGATGCATGGATTGCCGCAAGTGCTATTCAACATCATTTAATTTTAGTTACTCGAAATACAAAAGATTTCGTACATACAGGTGTAAGATTATTTAATCCCTTTGAAAAATAG
- the cmk gene encoding (d)CMP kinase: protein MNLITIDGPSASGKGTVSHLVAQHLGWEVLDSGALYRICAYAVLEYGLNADDEQAVAAVIPDLVIRFDVDRVYVNDQEVSEQLRLEHIGKLASKVAAYPAVRQALLDLQRSFLTDKGLVGDGRDMGTVIFPQAPLKIFLIADVNERAKRRYKQLVEKGIDADFEAILLDLQKRDEQDMNRAVAPLKPADDAIVIDSSYMGIQAVVDRILGHWEQVRVK, encoded by the coding sequence ATGAACTTAATTACAATTGATGGGCCTAGTGCATCAGGGAAAGGGACAGTCAGTCATTTAGTAGCACAGCATCTGGGGTGGGAAGTATTAGATTCTGGTGCATTGTATCGTATTTGTGCATATGCCGTATTGGAATATGGTCTTAATGCTGATGATGAGCAAGCGGTTGCTGCTGTTATTCCCGATTTGGTGATTCGATTTGATGTGGACAGGGTATATGTTAATGACCAAGAAGTGAGTGAGCAATTACGGCTTGAGCATATTGGGAAATTGGCTTCTAAGGTGGCAGCCTATCCTGCGGTGCGTCAGGCATTGTTAGACTTGCAACGTTCTTTTCTTACAGATAAGGGATTAGTAGGTGATGGACGTGATATGGGAACGGTTATTTTTCCTCAAGCACCGTTAAAGATTTTTCTGATTGCTGATGTGAATGAGCGTGCTAAGCGCCGCTATAAGCAGTTAGTTGAAAAAGGTATTGATGCTGATTTTGAGGCAATTTTGTTAGATTTGCAAAAGCGTGATGAACAGGATATGAATCGAGCCGTAGCACCTTTAAAACCTGCTGATGATGCAATCGTTATTGATTCTAGTTATATGGGAATTCAGGCAGTTGTGGATAGGATTTTGGGGCATTGGGAGCAGGTAAGGGTTAAGTGA
- the aroA gene encoding 3-phosphoshikimate 1-carboxyvinyltransferase: protein MQEKSAFLDLAKSNSAQGEVVLPGSKSISNRVLLLAALAKGTTIIRGLLDSDDTRVMLAALNTLGVKISAIDETSYQIEGINAVNQQKFPQEKADIFLGNAGTAFRPLTATLAVLGGDYYLHGVPRMHERPIKDLVDALRSFGCDIDYRQNDGYPPLQIKQSTLQVNAPIEIDGSVSSQFLTALLMISPLIAQRIQSDVHIQVKGELISKPYIAITLNLMQRFGVNVTHQHWSSFTIPAQSAYQAINEFYVEGDASSASYFMALGLLGNGPIRLKGIGKNSIQGDIQFAHVVEQMGATVEMDENSVLIYRQAEQQLKPLKAFDRDFNLIPDAAMTAAVLALYADGPCTLRNIASWRVKETDRIEAMHKELSKLGAKVSSGEDWLCVEPPIQWQTASIDTYDDHRMAMCFSLATFGPVGVRIMDPQCVAKTFPHYFDFYKALVK, encoded by the coding sequence ATGCAAGAAAAATCAGCATTTTTAGATTTAGCAAAATCAAACTCGGCTCAAGGAGAGGTGGTATTGCCGGGGTCTAAAAGTATTTCTAATCGGGTATTGTTATTAGCTGCTTTAGCGAAAGGGACAACTATTATCCGAGGATTATTAGATTCAGATGATACACGTGTGATGTTAGCTGCGCTTAATACTTTAGGGGTAAAGATTTCTGCTATTGATGAAACCAGCTATCAAATAGAGGGAATTAATGCGGTTAATCAACAAAAATTTCCTCAAGAGAAAGCCGATATTTTTTTAGGGAATGCAGGTACAGCTTTTAGACCGTTGACTGCTACGCTAGCGGTATTGGGGGGGGATTATTATTTACATGGTGTTCCCCGAATGCACGAAAGACCGATTAAGGATTTGGTGGATGCACTACGTTCTTTTGGTTGTGATATTGACTATCGACAAAATGATGGTTATCCCCCTTTACAGATTAAGCAATCAACGTTACAGGTCAATGCCCCTATTGAGATTGATGGTTCTGTATCTAGTCAATTTTTAACCGCGTTATTAATGATTTCGCCATTAATTGCTCAACGTATCCAATCAGATGTACATATTCAAGTTAAAGGGGAATTGATTTCTAAACCCTATATTGCGATTACTTTAAATTTAATGCAACGATTTGGGGTTAATGTTACCCATCAACATTGGTCGTCTTTTACGATACCTGCACAGTCAGCTTATCAGGCAATTAATGAGTTTTATGTAGAGGGTGATGCTTCATCAGCTTCTTATTTTATGGCATTGGGGCTATTAGGCAATGGACCTATCCGATTAAAGGGGATTGGTAAAAATAGTATTCAAGGTGATATTCAATTTGCTCACGTGGTGGAGCAGATGGGTGCAACGGTAGAAATGGACGAGAATAGTGTGTTAATTTATCGTCAAGCAGAACAGCAGTTGAAACCGTTAAAAGCCTTTGACCGTGATTTTAATCTTATTCCTGATGCAGCAATGACAGCAGCTGTTTTAGCCTTATATGCAGATGGCCCTTGTACATTACGCAATATTGCAAGTTGGCGAGTAAAAGAAACCGATCGTATAGAAGCAATGCATAAAGAGTTGAGTAAATTAGGTGCAAAAGTTTCTTCAGGGGAAGATTGGTTATGCGTAGAGCCTCCTATACAGTGGCAAACCGCTAGTATTGATACATATGATGATCATCGTATGGCAATGTGCTTTTCATTAGCAACATTTGGCCCTGTTGGTGTACGGATTATGGATCCACAGTGTGTAGCAAAAACATTTCCGCATTATTTTGATTTTTATAAGGCATTGGTTAAATGA
- a CDS encoding prephenate dehydrogenase → MQEIQKINTLGIIGVGLIGGSFALALKKAGLVENVIGYGRDQQSIQQAKDLGIIDAIVTIEEMGKVADVIMIATPVKAFLSVAEVLAPVLNDKAIVCDVGSTKAEVIQWAKIAFKEKIAQFIPSHPIAGSHSSGPAAAFATLFHERNVIITPLAENKSEDVAWMQALWEACGANVQLLDQAKDHDDIFAAVSHFPHFLAASYMSFMESDAVRRQALHMGGTGFRDFTRIAAGSPEMWRDIFLSNQEAMLAQMNAFEKEFHRIRTLLENKDADQIYQWLSTAAQARRAWTTIPTDKEK, encoded by the coding sequence ATGCAGGAAATACAAAAAATAAATACCTTGGGGATTATAGGGGTTGGTTTAATTGGTGGCTCTTTTGCCTTAGCACTAAAAAAAGCTGGGTTAGTGGAAAATGTCATTGGTTATGGACGAGATCAACAAAGTATTCAACAAGCTAAAGATCTTGGTATTATTGATGCTATCGTAACGATTGAAGAAATGGGTAAGGTTGCTGATGTCATTATGATTGCGACACCAGTTAAAGCCTTTTTATCGGTTGCAGAGGTATTAGCTCCTGTATTGAATGATAAAGCCATTGTCTGTGATGTGGGTAGTACAAAAGCAGAGGTGATTCAATGGGCAAAAATAGCATTTAAAGAGAAGATTGCACAATTTATTCCTTCTCACCCTATTGCAGGTTCACATTCATCAGGACCTGCTGCAGCTTTTGCAACGCTTTTTCATGAAAGAAATGTCATTATCACACCTTTAGCTGAAAATAAATCCGAAGATGTCGCATGGATGCAGGCTTTATGGGAAGCCTGTGGAGCAAATGTACAATTGTTAGATCAAGCAAAAGACCATGATGATATTTTTGCGGCAGTAAGCCATTTCCCTCATTTTTTAGCGGCAAGTTATATGTCCTTTATGGAGTCTGATGCTGTACGTCGTCAGGCATTACATATGGGTGGAACTGGTTTTCGTGATTTTACAAGGATTGCAGCTGGTTCACCAGAGATGTGGCGTGATATTTTTTTAAGTAATCAAGAAGCTATGTTAGCGCAGATGAATGCCTTTGAAAAAGAGTTTCACCGTATTCGTACATTATTAGAAAATAAGGATGCGGACCAAATTTACCAATGGTTATCGACTGCCGCACAGGCGAGACGTGCATGGACAACTATTCCAACGGATAAGGAAAAATAA
- the pheA gene encoding prephenate dehydratase → MDNKQKQLQAELLPLRQRIDEIDEQLLALLNERAQVAVTVGEVKHSFGERDTILKPEREAQIIRRLQALNARKIFPESSVQAVWSEIISACRGLERGLVVAYLGPEGSFSEQAALSYYGHAIQKMPCESFDEVFHVVETGRANVGMVPIENSTEGAVNRTQDLLLSSTVKVHGERTLPISHCLLHKTGDLSQVTRLLGHPQALAQCHHWITRNYPHLERVPAASNSEAARLASEDPTCVAIAGMQAAMLYGLTVVVEGIQDDANNKTRFLAIGKIDVLPSGNDQTSLIFAVPNRAGAVYDMISPFAKHQVSMRRFESRPARTGQWEYYFYVDILGHYLDEPVAKALEELKEQSSFFKLLGSYPMQ, encoded by the coding sequence ATGGATAATAAGCAAAAGCAATTACAGGCTGAATTATTACCACTTCGGCAACGAATTGATGAAATTGATGAGCAGTTATTAGCCTTGCTGAATGAACGAGCGCAAGTCGCTGTTACTGTTGGTGAAGTAAAGCATTCATTTGGTGAAAGAGATACTATTCTAAAACCAGAGCGAGAAGCCCAGATTATTCGCCGTTTACAGGCACTAAATGCACGGAAGATTTTTCCTGAAAGTTCGGTTCAAGCGGTATGGAGTGAAATTATCTCGGCTTGCCGTGGTTTAGAACGTGGTCTTGTCGTGGCATATTTAGGGCCAGAGGGGTCTTTTTCTGAGCAAGCAGCATTATCGTATTATGGTCATGCTATCCAGAAAATGCCTTGCGAATCCTTTGATGAAGTATTCCATGTGGTTGAAACAGGACGTGCTAATGTGGGTATGGTACCGATAGAGAATTCCACTGAGGGAGCGGTGAATCGTACACAGGATCTACTTTTATCGAGTACGGTTAAAGTGCATGGTGAACGGACATTACCAATTAGTCATTGTCTCTTACATAAAACAGGTGATTTAAGCCAAGTTACCCGATTACTAGGTCATCCTCAAGCACTTGCACAATGTCATCATTGGATCACAAGAAATTATCCACATCTTGAGCGTGTACCAGCAGCAAGCAATTCAGAAGCAGCTCGATTGGCATCCGAAGATCCTACTTGTGTAGCTATTGCCGGTATGCAAGCAGCGATGCTGTATGGACTAACCGTAGTGGTTGAGGGTATTCAAGATGATGCCAATAATAAAACACGCTTCTTAGCGATTGGTAAGATAGATGTACTACCCAGTGGTAATGACCAAACCAGTCTTATATTTGCCGTACCCAATAGAGCAGGGGCGGTTTATGATATGATCTCGCCTTTTGCTAAACATCAAGTTTCTATGCGACGATTTGAGTCAAGACCTGCTCGTACAGGACAATGGGAATACTATTTCTATGTAGATATTTTGGGGCATTATTTAGATGAACCCGTTGCTAAGGCACTAGAAGAGTTGAAAGAACAATCTTCTTTCTTTAAATTACTAGGCTCATACCCCATGCAATAG
- the serC gene encoding 3-phosphoserine/phosphohydroxythreonine transaminase — MTIWNFSAGPSKLPTEVLETAAAEMMDWHGCGISVMEMSHRGAEFTQICDEAEEDLRTLLSIPDDYAVMFMQGGATAQNALLPMNLLYSRPAHTADYAGLGTWSNKTYKEGLRYGQGNIVANNAQEREIDGKVYGAKCWVPAFNEWKVNPDASYLHLCTNETIDGIELHELPDMGSLGASEVPLALDMSSHFLSRPFDVTKTGMIYAGAQKNAGPAGVTVVIVKRDLLGHSMPSCPSAFDYANVAAERSRFNTPPCYPIYMCGLVFKWLLKQGGLAVIEQKNKEKADYLYTALDASAFYINKIHPTYRSRMNVPFVLADEGLTNTFLQEAKQAGLFNLKGHKSVGGIRASIYNAMPIEGVKALVDFMKEFERTHG, encoded by the coding sequence ATGACGATATGGAATTTCTCTGCTGGTCCTTCTAAATTGCCAACAGAAGTATTAGAAACGGCTGCGGCTGAAATGATGGATTGGCATGGCTGTGGTATTTCTGTAATGGAAATGAGCCATCGTGGAGCAGAGTTTACACAAATTTGTGATGAAGCAGAAGAGGATTTGCGAACATTACTTTCTATTCCTGATGATTATGCAGTGATGTTTATGCAAGGCGGTGCAACGGCACAGAATGCTTTATTACCCATGAACTTACTTTATTCTCGCCCAGCCCATACAGCAGATTATGCCGGATTGGGGACATGGTCAAATAAAACTTATAAAGAAGGGTTGCGTTATGGTCAAGGTAATATTGTCGCTAATAATGCACAAGAGCGAGAAATAGATGGTAAAGTCTATGGCGCTAAATGTTGGGTACCTGCCTTTAATGAATGGAAAGTAAACCCTGATGCCTCTTATCTTCATCTTTGTACAAATGAAACGATAGATGGTATTGAGTTACATGAATTACCTGATATGGGATCATTAGGTGCATCAGAAGTGCCTCTAGCATTGGATATGTCTTCTCATTTTTTATCACGCCCTTTTGATGTGACTAAAACAGGTATGATTTATGCCGGGGCACAAAAAAATGCGGGGCCTGCAGGGGTAACGGTGGTTATTGTGAAACGAGATTTACTTGGACATAGTATGCCAAGTTGTCCATCTGCTTTCGATTATGCCAATGTAGCCGCAGAGCGTTCACGCTTTAATACCCCTCCATGTTACCCTATTTATATGTGTGGTTTGGTCTTTAAATGGTTATTAAAGCAAGGTGGATTAGCGGTTATAGAGCAGAAAAATAAAGAAAAAGCTGATTATCTTTATACCGCACTAGATGCAAGTGCTTTTTATATTAATAAAATTCACCCTACTTATCGTTCACGTATGAATGTTCCGTTTGTATTGGCAGATGAAGGCTTAACCAATACTTTCTTGCAAGAAGCAAAACAAGCAGGATTATTTAACCTTAAAGGACATAAATCAGTGGGTGGTATCCGTGCCTCTATTTACAATGCTATGCCAATAGAGGGTGTTAAAGCCTTAGTTGATTTTATGAAAGAGTTTGAGCGTACCCATGGATAA
- the gyrA gene encoding DNA gyrase subunit A: MESFAKETLPVSLEEEMRRSYLSYSMSVIVGRALPDVRDGLKPVHRRVLYAMDKLNNSWNSAYKKSARIVGDVIGKYHPHGDQAVYDTIVRMAQDFSLRYMLVDGQGNFGSIDGDSAAAMRYTEIRLSKIAHQMLEDIDEETVDFGPNYDGSEEEPRLLPTKLPNLLVNGSSGIAVGMATNIPPHNLSEVIDGCLYCLRNPQCTVDELIELIPAPDFPTGGIIYGMSGVREGYRTGRGRVVMRAKTHFEEMDKGNRQAIIVDDIPYQVNKKNLQEKIAELVNDKRIEGISDIRDESDKDGMRLVIELKRGEVPEVVLNNLFKHTQLQDTFGMNLVALVDGQPRLLNLKQLVDYFLQHRREVVTRRTIFRLREARKKGHILEGLAVALANIDEFIAIIRSSPNPEIARDRLMERTWESTLVRGLLQGVAADNILGGLAAYRPEGMGAEFGLQDDGFYRLSKEQTDGILAMSLRRLTGLEQDKIIQEYEEAMKVIEDLLDILAKPERITAIIADELTFIKNEFALKTKDARRSQIEFNGGELDTEDLITPTDMVVTMSNSGYIKSQPLSEYRAQKRGGRGKQATAMKEDDWIDQLFIANTHDYLLCFSNHGRVYWLKVWEVPQGTRTSRGKPIVNLFNLMDGERITVVLPVKEFSDDHYIFMATSQGTVKKTPLSDFSNPRKAGIIAVTLDEGDYLIGAELTDGKHDVMLFSDAGKAVRFDENDVRSMGRTARGVRGMNLEEGQSVISMLVAESEEQSVLTATENGFGKRTSITEYTRHSRGTKGMIAIQTSERNGKVVAAVLVNPSDEIMMITTGGVLVRTKVDQIREMGRATQGVTLIRVDEGTVLSGIRRVAESDADEEIDDGVDTTGEEQNATEAVESPSTDTEA, encoded by the coding sequence ATCGAGTCTTTTGCCAAGGAAACGTTGCCTGTTTCTCTCGAAGAGGAAATGCGCCGTAGTTATCTAAGCTATTCAATGAGTGTTATTGTTGGGCGTGCTTTGCCTGATGTGCGCGATGGTCTTAAACCCGTGCATCGTCGTGTTTTATATGCGATGGATAAACTCAATAATAGTTGGAACAGTGCTTACAAAAAATCTGCTCGTATTGTGGGTGATGTTATCGGTAAGTACCATCCTCACGGTGATCAGGCAGTGTACGATACCATTGTTCGTATGGCTCAAGACTTTTCTTTGCGCTATATGCTTGTTGATGGACAGGGTAACTTTGGCTCAATTGATGGTGATAGTGCTGCGGCAATGCGTTATACCGAGATTCGCTTGTCTAAAATCGCTCATCAAATGCTAGAAGATATCGATGAGGAAACCGTTGATTTTGGCCCTAACTATGATGGTAGTGAAGAAGAACCTAGGCTGTTACCGACAAAACTTCCTAATCTTCTCGTCAATGGTAGTTCTGGTATTGCGGTAGGTATGGCAACCAATATTCCGCCACATAACCTAAGTGAAGTGATTGATGGTTGTTTGTATTGTCTGCGTAACCCACAGTGTACAGTAGATGAATTGATCGAATTAATTCCTGCTCCAGACTTCCCGACAGGTGGCATTATCTACGGTATGAGCGGTGTCCGTGAAGGCTATCGTACGGGTCGTGGTCGTGTGGTCATGCGTGCCAAAACACATTTTGAAGAAATGGATAAAGGCAATCGTCAAGCGATTATTGTTGATGATATTCCTTACCAAGTGAATAAGAAAAATCTTCAAGAAAAAATTGCAGAGCTAGTCAATGATAAGCGTATTGAGGGTATCTCTGATATTCGCGATGAATCAGATAAAGATGGTATGCGTTTAGTCATCGAGCTTAAACGAGGGGAAGTACCAGAAGTGGTACTCAATAATCTCTTTAAGCATACACAGTTGCAAGATACCTTTGGTATGAATCTGGTAGCGCTGGTTGATGGTCAGCCTCGATTGTTGAATCTTAAACAATTAGTTGATTACTTCTTGCAGCATCGCCGTGAAGTGGTTACACGTCGTACAATTTTCCGTCTTCGTGAAGCACGTAAAAAAGGGCATATCCTAGAGGGTTTAGCCGTTGCATTGGCGAATATTGATGAATTTATTGCTATTATTCGTTCATCACCTAATCCAGAGATTGCGAGAGACCGATTAATGGAGCGTACATGGGAATCAACTTTAGTACGTGGACTTTTACAAGGTGTTGCTGCTGATAATATTCTAGGTGGTTTAGCGGCTTACCGTCCTGAAGGTATGGGGGCTGAATTTGGTTTACAAGATGATGGCTTCTATCGTCTTAGCAAAGAGCAAACAGATGGTATTTTAGCCATGAGCTTACGCCGCTTAACAGGCTTAGAACAAGATAAAATCATTCAAGAATACGAAGAAGCCATGAAGGTGATCGAAGATTTGCTAGATATTCTTGCCAAGCCTGAGCGTATTACCGCGATTATTGCAGATGAGTTAACCTTTATCAAAAATGAATTTGCACTTAAAACCAAGGATGCACGTCGTTCACAAATTGAATTTAATGGTGGTGAGTTAGATACAGAAGATTTAATTACACCGACTGATATGGTAGTAACGATGTCTAATAGTGGTTATATCAAGAGCCAGCCGCTATCAGAATATCGTGCACAAAAACGTGGTGGTCGAGGTAAACAAGCAACAGCGATGAAGGAAGATGATTGGATTGATCAGCTGTTTATCGCCAATACGCATGATTATCTCTTGTGCTTCTCGAACCATGGCCGTGTGTACTGGCTAAAAGTATGGGAAGTGCCACAAGGTACACGCACATCACGGGGTAAACCAATTGTTAATCTTTTCAACTTAATGGATGGAGAGCGTATTACCGTTGTTCTACCTGTTAAAGAATTCTCTGATGACCATTATATCTTTATGGCAACTTCACAAGGTACGGTGAAGAAAACCCCATTGTCTGATTTCTCTAATCCACGTAAGGCTGGTATTATTGCAGTGACTTTAGATGAGGGGGATTACCTTATTGGGGCGGAATTAACAGATGGCAAGCATGATGTGATGCTGTTCTCTGATGCAGGTAAGGCAGTTCGTTTTGATGAGAATGATGTTCGTTCGATGGGACGTACTGCGCGCGGTGTGCGAGGTATGAACCTTGAAGAAGGGCAGTCAGTTATTTCTATGCTAGTTGCTGAAAGTGAAGAACAGAGTGTTCTCACTGCAACAGAGAATGGCTTTGGTAAGCGGACATCTATCACAGAATATACACGTCATAGTCGTGGTACTAAGGGGATGATTGCTATTCAAACATCAGAACGTAATGGTAAAGTAGTTGCTGCTGTATTAGTGAATCCAAGCGATGAAATTATGATGATTACAACAGGTGGTGTATTAGTACGAACCAAAGTTGATCAAATTCGTGAAATGGGACGTGCTACACAAGGTGTTACCCTTATTAGGGTGGATGAAGGCACAGTGCTTTCAGGTATTCGCCGTGTGGCCGAATCTGATGCGGATGAAGAGATAGACGATGGAGTAGATACTACTGGAGAAGAACAAAATGCAACAGAGGCTGTTGAATCCCCATCAACGGATACTGAAGCATAA
- the ompA gene encoding outer membrane protein OmpA has translation MNKPSKFALAIAVALSASASIASAQTVDNWVNPYGQVWMNGTNEHCWRDNNWTPATAAQGCGAEAAPEVTASKVTFNADTFFDFDRATLKPEGRNILDQVAAQVQQLNLESLIAVGHTDSVGADAYNQRLSERRAASVKQYLVSKGIPAEQIIASGRGESQPVASNATREGRAKNRRVEIEIVGTPRK, from the coding sequence ATGAACAAGCCCTCTAAATTCGCATTAGCAATCGCCGTTGCATTATCTGCATCTGCTAGCATTGCTTCAGCTCAAACAGTGGACAACTGGGTTAATCCATACGGTCAAGTATGGATGAACGGCACAAACGAACACTGCTGGAGAGATAACAACTGGACACCAGCTACTGCAGCACAAGGTTGTGGTGCTGAAGCCGCTCCAGAAGTAACAGCAAGTAAAGTTACTTTCAATGCTGATACATTCTTTGATTTCGACCGTGCCACTCTAAAACCTGAAGGTCGTAATATTCTTGATCAAGTTGCTGCTCAAGTTCAACAACTTAACCTAGAATCATTAATCGCTGTAGGCCACACTGACTCTGTTGGTGCTGATGCTTACAACCAACGTTTATCTGAGCGTCGTGCAGCTTCTGTTAAACAATACTTAGTGTCTAAAGGTATTCCAGCAGAACAAATTATCGCTTCTGGTCGTGGCGAATCTCAACCTGTAGCATCTAACGCTACTCGTGAAGGTCGTGCTAAAAACCGTCGCGTAGAAATCGAAATCGTTGGTACACCACGTAAATAA